CGACAGCTTCACCGTCATCTATAACGATGTCTATCGCGAAGGCGAACGCCTGCGGGATGGTGAAATCCTCGGCGCCACGTTCATCAACGCCGGACAGCGCTACACCGCGTTTCGCTACGAAACGGCCGACGGCACGGTGTCGTTCTACAACGAGGAAGGCCGGCCGCTCAGAACCTCGTTCCTGCGCACGCCGGTAGAGTTCACCCGTATCTCCTCGCGCTTCAGCGCGGGCCGCATGCATCCGGTACTGGGCAAGATGCGCGCGCACAAGGGCGTGGACTACGCGGCGCCCTCGGGCACGCCCATTTATGCCGCAGGCGACGGAAAGGTCGAGTTCCGCGGCCAGAAGAGCGGCTTCGGCAATGTCGTGATCCTCCAGCACGCGGGCCGCTACAGCACCCTGTACGGCCACATGTCGCGGTTCGCCGCCGGCTTGTCCAACGGCCAGCGCGTCCGCCAGGGCCAGTTGATCGGCTACGTCGGCGCCACGGGCCTGGCGACCGGGCCGCACCTGCACTACGAATTCCGTCTCGATGGCGCCCATCGCGACCCGCTCAGCGTCACCCTGCCCAAGCCCGAGCCGCTGCCGGCCAGCGAGCTGGCGAAGTTCCGTGGCGTGACCCAGCCGATGCTGGCGCAGCTGAAGATGCTCGAAGACACACGCCTGGCTTCTGCCAGCAAGTAAGCGTGGCCGACACCCCGTTTTTTCTCGGCCTGATCTCCGGAACCAGCGCGGACGCCATCGACGTGGCGCTGTGCCGGTTCACGCCGACACCCGAGTGCGTCGCCACCGCAGCATTCCCCTACCCGCCTGACCTGCGCCGGCGCGTTCTGGCGTTGGCGCGCGATGCCGTCCATGTGAACCTGGACGAGCTCGGACAGCTCGACGTGGAAATCGGCCGCGTCTTCGCCGACGCCGCGCTGGCGGCCCTGTCCGATGCAGGGGTGCCCGCGGCCGCAATCCGCGCCATCGGATCGCATGGGCAGACCATCCGGCACCGGCCCGGCGGCACCGCACCCTTCACCCTGCAGATCGGCGACCCCAACACCATCGCCGAGCGCACCGGCATAACCACCGTGGCAGACTTCCGCCGCCGCGACGTCGCGGCCGGCGGCCAGGGCGCCCCACTGGTGCCGATATTTCACGCCGCGGTGCTGCGTCATCCCACGCACGACCGTGCCGTTCTCAATCTCGGCGGCATCGCCAATGTGACCTTGCTGCCGTCGGGCCCGTCGACCGATGTACGCGGGTTCGACACCGGCCCCGCCAACTGTCTGCTCGACGCCTGGGCCGAGCGGCACCAGGGCACGCATCGGGACGACGGCGGGCGCTGGGCGGCACAGGGAATGGTTGATCAGGGGCTCCTGGCCGACCTGCTGGCGGACCCCTACTTTGCCCTGGCCGGCCCCAAGAGCAGTGGCCGCGAAGTATTCAACCTCGACTGGCTCGACCGCGCCCTTGGCGGGCAGCAACGTCAGCCAGTCGATGTGCAGGCGACGTTGCTCGCCCTGACTGTGCGCAGCGTGGCCGATGCGATTCGACGGGATGCGCCCGGCACCAGGGAGGTGCTCGTCTGTGGCGGCGGCGTGCATAACGGTGCGCTGATGCGCGCGCTGACTGAATCGCTGGCGCCGGCCAACGTCGAGAGTACCGCCGCCTGCGGCGTGGATCCGGATTTCCTGGAGGCCATGGCGTTCGCCTGGCTGGCCCGGCAGCGGCTGGAGCGCCAGCCCGGCAGCCGCACGTCGGTGACGGGCGCGATCGGCGACCGGGTGCTGGGAGCCGTCTACGACGGCGGGTGACTATTCGCCGTCGTCGGTGAACAGGGGTTTGCCGGCGACCCGTTCGAAGGCTTCCAGGGCAGCGCGAAACGCCGCCGTTTCATTCGACTCCCAGGTTCCGCTGAGCACGGCGATGTCATGCAGCTCGCGCCGGGCGATGTCATCCTCGGAAAGGCCCACGCCGCGACGCAAGGCGTGCAGGATCGCCTCGTTGATCGACCATTGGTGTTCGCGAGCGATCTCCTTGATGCGCTCGGCAAGCGTGTCATCGATGTGGCGTACAAGAATATCCGGCACGTTCGTCCCTATTTCAAACGCTGTCGACCATGCCCCTGTATCCGCATTCTCGCAGCAAGTGTGGTCAATTTCAGCCGTCGACTCGATCACGTTCCATCCAATGGCGCAGGCGGGCGAATATCCACAGCGTAGGGATGATCGACAGCGCGCTGAAGGCGAAAAACGCCGCGTAGCCAAAGGATTCGACAAAAAACCCGGAGACACCCCCAATCAGCTTGCCCGGAAGGTTGGCCAGCGAGCTCAGGAGTGCGTACTGGGTAGCACTGAACCGGCGGTCCGCCAGGCCCGACATGAAAGCCACCAGGACCGTTCCGGCGAAGCCCTGGCAAAAATTGTCGGCCGAAATCGCCGCGACGAAGGCCCACAACTGCTGCGGGAAGAGCCACATCAGCAGAAAGGCAAAGTTCGACAGGGCAACACCGAAGGCGGCTACCAGCAGGCCACGACGGATCGGCCACAGCGTCGCCGCAACCCCGCCGAGGGTCGCTCCCGCCAGGCCCAGCCACACGCCGTACAGCTTCGAGACGGTGGCGATCTGTGCCTTGGTGAATCCGCTGTCGAGGTAGAACGGCCCGGCCATCACGCCGATCATCTGGTCCGGCAGCTTGTACAAGCCGACGAAGAGCAGGAGCGTCAGCGCCAGTGCGCTGCCATTGGACCGGAAGAACGCGATGATCGGTGCCAGGTAGGCCACCAGGACACCGGCCAGCCCCCGGGGCATCCCGCCGCGTGCCAATTGGTCGACCAACGGCTGGTCGATCGGTTGCTCCGTCGCGACGGCGGCGGCCGGCTCGCGCGACAGCACGATCGCCAACAGCGGCAGCAGCATCAACGATGCTTCAATCAGATAGGTGCGCTGCCAATCCAGCCACTGGGCGGCATAAAGTGCCCCGGCGCCGCCGGCGATCAGCCCGAATCGATAACCAAAGCTATAGGTGGTGACCAGGGCGGCCTGGTCTTCCTGCGCGGCCACGTCGATGCGGTAGGCATCGACGACGCTGTCCTGGGTCGCGCCGGCAAAGGTGGTCAGCGCCAGGAATGTGAGGAAGAGGGGCAGCTGACCGGTCGGACCGACCATCGCCATTCCGACGAGGCCGAGGACCACACCCAACTGCGACAGCACCAGCCAGCCCCGGCGACGCCCCAGACGTCCGAACAGGGGCGCCCGATAGCGGTCCAGCAGCGGCGCCCAGAAAAATTTCAGGACGTACAGCAGGGAGATGTAGCTGACCAGGCCGATGGAACCCAGGCTCAGGCCCGCTTCCCGGAACCAGTAGCCCAGGGTCACGCCGACCAGCAGGAACGGCAGGCCGGCGCCGAAACCCAGGAAACACAGCGTCAGTGCGGCCGGTTGCGCGAACGCCCGCCGCAACCGCGAAAAGCCGGATTCCCGGGCCAGGGACTCCGGCCGTGCACTCACCGGGCGCTCCCGGGTTCCGGCGCGTAGTCCACCGTATAGGGCGCGTGGTCGGAGAACCGCGGTTCGCGCAGGATCTCGCAGGACTTCAGTCGCGCCTTGAGCGACGGGGTCACGACCTGGTAGTCAATCCGCCACCCCACGTCGTTGGCCCGGGCCTGGCCGCGATTGGACCACCAGGTGTAGTCGCAGCCCTCCGGCTTCATGCAGCGGTAACTGTCAACCCAGCCGCGCTTGAGAAACAGCTCGTCCAGCCAGGCGCGCTCTTCGGGCAGGCAGCCGGAGTTTTTCTGGTTCGAGGTCCAGTTCTTGATGTCGTTGCGCGTGTGGACAATGTTCCAATCGCCACAAATCACATAATCGCGGCCACTCGCCAGCCAGCTGTCGAAGATCGGCATGATCCACTCCATGGCCTTGAACTTGAACTGCTGGCGTTCATCACCCGACGAGCCCGACGGCACGTACAGTGAAACGACGCTCAGGTTGCCGTAGCGGGCCTCGATGTAGCGGCCTTCGTCATCGAAGGGCGCCCAGCCCAGACTGGTGCGGACTTCATCGGGTTCCTGGCGGCTGTAGATCGCGACGCCGCTGTAACCCTTCTTGGTCGTCGCGTCACGGAAATACGTGTGATAGCCCTTGGGCCGGAACTGGGCGTCGGCCAGCTGGTGTTCCTGCGCCTTGGTTTCCTGCAGGCAGAGAATGTCCGGCTTGTGCGTGGCCAGCCAATCGAAGAATCCCTTGGTCGCCGCCGAACGGATGCCGTTGGCGTTGAAACTGACGATACGCATGCTCCATCAACCTGCAGCCGCAAAGCGCGCAGGGTAGCGGGCCCGCCCGGCGACGCCAAGCGCCGGACGGCATGCACGCAGACCGGCTCAGCTGCCGACGATACGCACCGACTGACCGGCCCGCAGGCGCTCGGCACCGCGCACCACGACCCGATCTCCGGCGGCCAGGGCACCGCTGACTTCCACACGGGCGTCACGCGCCACGCCGGCCTTCACTTCGACCTGTTCGGCGGTGTTGTCCGGTTTCACCCGCATGACATAGGTGTGCGATTCGCGCAGCACCAGGGCGTCACGCGGCACGGTCAGCCCGGCTGTTCCCTGGGATTCGGGCAGAGCGACTTCGACCGCGGTGCCGACCAGTGCGAATTCCTCCGGCAGGCTGACACGCAGCTCGAACTGGCGCGAGCGTTCGTCGCCCACCGGCACGATGGCGCGGACGCTGGCAGGCTGGCTGGCGCCCTTGAGACGGATCTGCAGCTCCTGCCCGGCACGCAGGTGGGGCGCAAGATCCAGCGGGGCCTGCACGCGCGCCTCGAGGTTTTCGGTGTTGACCAGGTGCACCACCGGGCCGCCGGTCTGCAGGTATTCGCCCCGCTGTACAAAGCGTTCGCTCACCACGCCGTCGAACGGTGCGCGGATGTCGGTTTCCGACAGCGCGTGCTCGATGCTGCGCCGTTCCGCATCGGCACGGGCGAGCTCCTGGCTGGCGCTTTCGAGCGTGGCGTTCGCCTCGTCGAGCTGGGTCTGCGCGACGGCGTTGCCGGGTGCGAGCTTGGCCAGGCGCGTGGCCTGGGTGCTGGCCAGATCACGCTGAGCCTTCGCGCGTCCGGCGCTGGCTTTCGCGCTTTCCAGGCGCAGGCGCAGGGCGACGTCATCGAGCTTGGCCAGCCGATCGCCACGTTTGACGACGGTGCCGACTTCGGCGATCTCCATGACGCGGCCGGCCGCCACGCCGGCGATCTTGGCGTCTTCGCGGCTCACGACACTGCCCGGCACCCAGCGCGTGGGCGCCAGCGCCGTGGTGGTGGCCTCGCCGACGGCGACGGTGGCCGGCGGCGGGGCGGGTGCCTTTTCCGGCGCCTTGTCCTGGGCCTGGGTGAAGGCGAACGGCACGGCCGCAAGGCTGGCGATGAGGAACGAGAAAGTGACTGTTTTCATGGACGTGGTTTTCATGGGTACTCCCCGTTTGCTCAGGCCGCGCGTGGATAACTGGGTGCGTTCTCATCGCGCACCGGTGCCGCGTCCGCGGGCTTCTTCTTCGGCCAGTGCGCCAGGCGCATCAGGCTGGGCAACAACAACAACGAAAAGACGAGGCTGATCACGACGCCGCCGACGTTCACCGCCGCCAGGCCGCGGTAGATGACGCTGCCCGGGCCGGGATTGACCGCCATCGGCAGCGCGCCGAGAGCACCGGTCAGGGTGGAGGCGAGAATCGCGCGCAGGCGCTGGTTGAGGCCGATCCGGATGGAATCTTCCAGCGAGTGGCCGCTGAGCTGGGCCTCCCGGGTGAGATCGACCAGCAGGATGGCGTGATTGACGATCACGCCGATCATCATCACGAAGCCGATCATCGACAGAAGGTCCAGCGGCTGGAACGCGAAC
This genomic stretch from Tahibacter amnicola harbors:
- a CDS encoding OapA family protein, encoding MPISWRREHWILASVAVALTIVAGLVMPTWANAMRHDELPPVTTVSIPLPPLTSDAIHAADGAEAGLVQAGMMPGMGEDPWTVVTVRPGQSLADIFHEHGLSPTCLQRVVDAKVDNGAFRRIHPGDEFAFKRADGRLSTLRFDRDDHTRVVLTLDEKEVHTEIVERALERRVHVAHGVIRSSLFEAGDQAGMSDSMTLKLAQAFGYDIDFAQDLRVGDSFTVIYNDVYREGERLRDGEILGATFINAGQRYTAFRYETADGTVSFYNEEGRPLRTSFLRTPVEFTRISSRFSAGRMHPVLGKMRAHKGVDYAAPSGTPIYAAGDGKVEFRGQKSGFGNVVILQHAGRYSTLYGHMSRFAAGLSNGQRVRQGQLIGYVGATGLATGPHLHYEFRLDGAHRDPLSVTLPKPEPLPASELAKFRGVTQPMLAQLKMLEDTRLASASK
- a CDS encoding anhydro-N-acetylmuramic acid kinase, which encodes MADTPFFLGLISGTSADAIDVALCRFTPTPECVATAAFPYPPDLRRRVLALARDAVHVNLDELGQLDVEIGRVFADAALAALSDAGVPAAAIRAIGSHGQTIRHRPGGTAPFTLQIGDPNTIAERTGITTVADFRRRDVAAGGQGAPLVPIFHAAVLRHPTHDRAVLNLGGIANVTLLPSGPSTDVRGFDTGPANCLLDAWAERHQGTHRDDGGRWAAQGMVDQGLLADLLADPYFALAGPKSSGREVFNLDWLDRALGGQQRQPVDVQATLLALTVRSVADAIRRDAPGTREVLVCGGGVHNGALMRALTESLAPANVESTAACGVDPDFLEAMAFAWLARQRLERQPGSRTSVTGAIGDRVLGAVYDGG
- a CDS encoding AmpG family muropeptide MFS transporter, with translation MSARPESLARESGFSRLRRAFAQPAALTLCFLGFGAGLPFLLVGVTLGYWFREAGLSLGSIGLVSYISLLYVLKFFWAPLLDRYRAPLFGRLGRRRGWLVLSQLGVVLGLVGMAMVGPTGQLPLFLTFLALTTFAGATQDSVVDAYRIDVAAQEDQAALVTTYSFGYRFGLIAGGAGALYAAQWLDWQRTYLIEASLMLLPLLAIVLSREPAAAVATEQPIDQPLVDQLARGGMPRGLAGVLVAYLAPIIAFFRSNGSALALTLLLFVGLYKLPDQMIGVMAGPFYLDSGFTKAQIATVSKLYGVWLGLAGATLGGVAATLWPIRRGLLVAAFGVALSNFAFLLMWLFPQQLWAFVAAISADNFCQGFAGTVLVAFMSGLADRRFSATQYALLSSLANLPGKLIGGVSGFFVESFGYAAFFAFSALSIIPTLWIFARLRHWMERDRVDG
- a CDS encoding exodeoxyribonuclease III, with the translated sequence MRIVSFNANGIRSAATKGFFDWLATHKPDILCLQETKAQEHQLADAQFRPKGYHTYFRDATTKKGYSGVAIYSRQEPDEVRTSLGWAPFDDEGRYIEARYGNLSVVSLYVPSGSSGDERQQFKFKAMEWIMPIFDSWLASGRDYVICGDWNIVHTRNDIKNWTSNQKNSGCLPEERAWLDELFLKRGWVDSYRCMKPEGCDYTWWSNRGQARANDVGWRIDYQVVTPSLKARLKSCEILREPRFSDHAPYTVDYAPEPGSAR
- a CDS encoding efflux RND transporter periplasmic adaptor subunit — its product is MKTVTFSFLIASLAAVPFAFTQAQDKAPEKAPAPPPATVAVGEATTTALAPTRWVPGSVVSREDAKIAGVAAGRVMEIAEVGTVVKRGDRLAKLDDVALRLRLESAKASAGRAKAQRDLASTQATRLAKLAPGNAVAQTQLDEANATLESASQELARADAERRSIEHALSETDIRAPFDGVVSERFVQRGEYLQTGGPVVHLVNTENLEARVQAPLDLAPHLRAGQELQIRLKGASQPASVRAIVPVGDERSRQFELRVSLPEEFALVGTAVEVALPESQGTAGLTVPRDALVLRESHTYVMRVKPDNTAEQVEVKAGVARDARVEVSGALAAGDRVVVRGAERLRAGQSVRIVGS